One genomic segment of Plasmodium vivax chromosome 9, whole genome shotgun sequence includes these proteins:
- a CDS encoding hypothetical protein, conserved (encoded by transcript PVX_092615A) — translation MESSEAQSLKVSQSSANEQSAYKDTHTTTMAENYNESASNVGKTNPLEGYYTVAQDDSRPIDANNIPYIIPEMNESGMTVDPTAMQAAAAINQSLMYQNHGIPADYPYQMFNGANPMYGGIPQYYGGVNMPMNPYYDPYGIINPLSCAPLNLEKNKKKSKKFYCC, via the exons ATGGAGTCTTCCGAGGCACAAAGTTTAAAAGTTTCGCAGAGCAGCGCGAATGAACAGAGTGCGTACAAAGACACACACACCACCACGATGGCAGAAAACTACAATGAATCTGCCAGCAATGTGGGAAAGACGAATCCACTGGAGGGGTATTACACAGTGGCACAGGACGATAGCAGACCAATAGATGCTAACAATATTCCCTATATAATTCCTGAGATGAATGAATCCGGGATGACCGTCGACCCAACGGCCATGCAAGCGGCTGCCGCGATCAACCAGAGTTTGATGTACCAGAACCATGGCATTCCAGCGGATTACCCC TACCAAATGTTTAACGGAGCGAACCCAATGTATGGAGGAATTCCCCAGTACTATGGAGGTGTGAACATGCCAATGAACCCTTACTATGACCCGTACGGAATTATTAACCCTTTATCTTGTGCACCCCTAAACTtagaaaagaacaaaaagaagagcaAGAAGTTTTACTGTTGCTGA